Proteins from a genomic interval of Heteronotia binoei isolate CCM8104 ecotype False Entrance Well chromosome 7, APGP_CSIRO_Hbin_v1, whole genome shotgun sequence:
- the PKIA gene encoding cAMP-dependent protein kinase inhibitor alpha, with translation MTDVESTYADFIASGRTGRRNALHDILVSSTSGNSSELSLKLSELDINKTEGEGDAQRNPTEETGEAQAEAAKQES, from the exons ATGACTGATGTGGAATCAACATATGCAGATTTCATTGCTTCTGGAAGAACTGGGAGGCGAAATGCACTTCATGATATCCTTGTATCCTCTACAAGTGGGAATTCTAGTGAACTGTCCCTAAAGTTATCAGAACTTGATATAAACAAAACTG AAGGCGAAGGAGATGCACAAAGAAATCCCACTGAGGAAACTGGGGAAGCCCAGGCGGAAGCAGCAAAACAAGAAAGCTGA